The following coding sequences are from one Pseudonocardia sp. EC080619-01 window:
- a CDS encoding glycosyltransferase family 2 protein — protein MTPGPITAAGVLIPAHDEAGSIGACVGSVLTALDRTPGLRARALCVVADRCSDATAAHARAAAAGHPAARRVRVTVLERDPQAVRDGLPPVVGAARTLAGRTVLRSLGTDPATTWLLSIDADGTVAPGWVREHLAIADTGAGAVAGGVVLDLPGSPRPPGEPPAPDHPVYAANLGLRADAFLAVAGFPAVGSGEDHGIVARLRAHGFRVVPGAPGTVRTSARERGRARGGLADLLRDTGSESPGAGRPVA, from the coding sequence GTGACCCCGGGGCCGATCACCGCGGCAGGAGTGCTGATCCCGGCGCACGACGAGGCCGGTTCGATCGGTGCCTGCGTGGGATCCGTCCTGACGGCGCTCGACAGGACACCGGGGCTGCGGGCCCGGGCGCTGTGCGTGGTGGCGGACCGCTGCTCCGACGCCACCGCCGCGCACGCCCGGGCGGCGGCCGCCGGACACCCGGCCGCCCGGCGGGTCCGGGTCACCGTGCTCGAACGGGACCCGCAGGCGGTCCGCGACGGGCTGCCCCCGGTCGTCGGGGCGGCGCGCACCCTGGCCGGGCGGACGGTGCTGCGCTCGCTGGGCACCGATCCGGCGACGACCTGGCTGCTCAGCATCGACGCCGACGGCACCGTCGCACCCGGGTGGGTGCGCGAGCACCTCGCGATCGCCGACACGGGGGCCGGCGCCGTGGCGGGCGGCGTCGTCCTCGACCTGCCCGGTTCCCCGCGGCCGCCCGGGGAGCCGCCGGCCCCGGACCATCCCGTCTACGCGGCGAACCTCGGTCTGCGCGCGGACGCCTTCCTCGCGGTCGCCGGTTTCCCGGCGGTGGGCAGCGGGGAGGACCACGGGATCGTCGCCCGGCTGCGGGCACACGGGTTCCGGGTCGTCCCCGGTGCCCCGGGGACGGTCCGCACCAGCGCCCGCGAGCGGGGCCGGGCCCGCGGCGGGCTCGCCGACCTGCTGCGGGACACGGGCTCGGAGAGCCCGGGGGCGGGGCGACCGGTGGCGTGA
- a CDS encoding bifunctional PIG-L family deacetylase/class I SAM-dependent methyltransferase, with protein sequence MEPIQPADVWEDAVATRAVHELEPSGFRRLVVVCAHPDDETLGAAGLLRGVAAAGGTVELVLASDGEAALPEIGGLDRAALARTRRAELDAALAELGVSATVHRLGMPDSALRTEDLVPALMPYLGGADAWASPWRADPHPDHAAVAEACRAAAPVTVHGFGFPVWARTRCDPHGPDVPWERGHRLRLSPGDRAAKRRAIAAHASQTAVPAGGSRAVLSAATLEHFHGTEEVYFREPPATGAPPELFAARYRDDPDPWRVRSSWYERRKQAVLLASLPREHYGLVAEPGCGIGELTRALASRCRRLVATDAVDEAVSATTAAVADAPGVEVARADVDDARAVPDGADLVVLSEFLYYLPAQRVTAVLDRVATALEPGGDLALVHWRRWPAEAPADAATVHGRVRDDDRFRTVVDHTDEEFLLLVVRRR encoded by the coding sequence ATGGAGCCGATCCAGCCCGCCGACGTGTGGGAGGACGCCGTCGCGACGCGCGCCGTCCACGAGCTGGAACCGTCGGGGTTCCGCCGTCTCGTCGTGGTCTGCGCCCATCCCGACGACGAGACACTCGGTGCGGCCGGGCTGCTCCGCGGCGTCGCCGCGGCGGGTGGCACCGTCGAGCTCGTCCTGGCGAGCGACGGCGAGGCGGCGCTGCCCGAGATCGGCGGGCTCGACCGCGCCGCGCTGGCCCGCACCCGCCGGGCCGAACTCGACGCGGCACTGGCCGAGCTGGGCGTCTCCGCGACGGTGCACCGGCTCGGGATGCCCGACTCCGCGCTCCGGACGGAGGACCTCGTCCCGGCGCTGATGCCGTACCTGGGAGGTGCCGACGCGTGGGCGAGCCCGTGGCGGGCGGACCCGCACCCCGACCACGCGGCCGTCGCGGAGGCGTGCCGGGCGGCCGCACCGGTGACCGTGCACGGCTTCGGCTTCCCGGTCTGGGCGCGGACGCGGTGCGACCCGCACGGCCCGGACGTCCCGTGGGAGCGCGGCCACCGGCTGCGGCTGTCCCCCGGCGACCGTGCCGCCAAGCGACGGGCGATCGCCGCGCACGCGTCGCAGACCGCGGTCCCGGCCGGCGGCAGCCGGGCCGTGCTGTCCGCCGCCACGCTCGAACACTTCCACGGCACCGAGGAGGTCTACTTCCGGGAGCCGCCCGCCACCGGGGCACCGCCGGAGCTGTTCGCCGCCCGCTACCGCGACGACCCGGACCCGTGGCGGGTACGGAGCTCCTGGTACGAGCGGCGCAAGCAGGCGGTCCTGCTCGCCTCGCTGCCCCGCGAGCACTACGGGCTGGTCGCCGAGCCGGGGTGCGGGATCGGTGAGCTCACCCGTGCGCTGGCGAGCCGGTGCCGGCGGCTCGTCGCCACCGACGCGGTCGACGAGGCCGTGTCCGCCACGACGGCGGCCGTCGCGGACGCACCCGGCGTCGAGGTCGCGCGGGCCGACGTCGACGACGCGCGCGCCGTGCCCGACGGCGCCGATCTCGTCGTGCTGTCGGAGTTCCTGTACTACCTGCCCGCGCAGCGGGTGACGGCCGTGCTGGACCGGGTCGCGACGGCGCTGGAGCCCGGTGGCGACCTCGCCCTCGTGCACTGGCGGCGCTGGCCGGCCGAGGCTCCCGCGGACGCCGCCACCGTGCACGGCCGGGTACGGGACGACGACCGGTTCCGCACCGTCGTCGACCACACCGACGAGGAGTTCCTGCTGCTCGTGGTGCGGCGGCGGTGA
- a CDS encoding acyl-CoA dehydrogenase, translated as MTDPEHLHSRTGAGTGTVPGPSGILGRVPDPAGAPTPFPAAAALAGAVAAGDLDLPLPGSGATAERWARLAAVGRRDLPVARLAEGHTDAVAILAEHGRGAAPGVTYGVWASRAGGGARLGSGPGGPRLGGTVRFCSGTHLLDRALVVAGAGDDATRIVDVDLRDPRVERRTGAWRAAGMAAADTDDVVLHDVPVPPEAFVGGPDAYTGRPGFRHGGAGVAAVWLGGAAGIVDEIAAGLRGTGGDPHRLAGLGTLHAAVAAADALLGATAAAIDADPADPHRIAVAAARAAVERACRTELDAGPETAGVTVLAGSDRLAARLADLQVYLRQHHGARDLADLGRAVLGEED; from the coding sequence GTGACCGATCCCGAACACCTCCACTCCCGGACGGGTGCCGGAACCGGGACCGTCCCGGGGCCCTCCGGGATCCTCGGCCGGGTCCCCGACCCCGCCGGGGCACCCACTCCCTTCCCCGCCGCCGCGGCCCTGGCCGGCGCCGTCGCCGCGGGCGACCTCGACCTCCCGCTGCCCGGCTCCGGGGCGACCGCGGAGCGCTGGGCACGCCTGGCCGCCGTCGGCCGCCGTGACCTGCCGGTCGCGCGACTGGCCGAGGGGCACACCGACGCGGTCGCGATCCTGGCCGAGCACGGCCGGGGTGCCGCCCCCGGCGTCACCTACGGGGTGTGGGCGTCGCGGGCCGGCGGTGGGGCACGTCTGGGGTCCGGCCCGGGCGGGCCACGGCTCGGCGGGACGGTCCGGTTCTGTTCCGGCACGCACCTGCTGGACCGGGCGCTCGTCGTCGCGGGTGCCGGCGACGACGCCACCCGGATCGTCGATGTCGATCTCCGCGATCCGCGGGTCGAACGCCGGACCGGGGCGTGGCGGGCAGCCGGGATGGCTGCCGCCGACACCGACGACGTCGTCCTGCACGACGTACCGGTCCCGCCCGAGGCCTTCGTCGGCGGACCCGACGCCTACACCGGACGGCCCGGGTTCCGGCACGGGGGCGCCGGGGTCGCCGCCGTCTGGCTCGGCGGCGCCGCCGGGATCGTCGACGAGATCGCCGCCGGCCTGCGCGGCACCGGCGGGGACCCGCACCGGCTCGCCGGTCTCGGCACGCTGCACGCCGCGGTCGCCGCGGCGGACGCGCTGCTCGGTGCCACGGCCGCCGCGATCGACGCCGACCCGGCCGACCCGCACCGCATCGCGGTGGCGGCCGCCCGGGCCGCCGTGGAACGGGCCTGCCGCACGGAGCTCGACGCCGGGCCCGAGACCGCCGGGGTCACCGTGCTGGCCGGCTCCGACCGGCTCGCGGCGCGGCTCGCCGACCTCCAGGTCTACCTGCGTCAGCACCACGGTGCGCGGGACCTGGCCGACCTGGGCCGGGCCGTGCTCGGCGAGGAGGACTGA